In Thermocrinis minervae, a single genomic region encodes these proteins:
- a CDS encoding aminotransferase class I/II-fold pyridoxal phosphate-dependent enzyme, whose amino-acid sequence MSNQWMFPRVAKLPKYVFAMINELKYKLRREGEDIVDLGMGNPDMPPEKHIIDKLCEVAQRDNVHGYSASRGIPRLRKAICDFYYRRYGVVLDPEEEAILTIGAKEGYSHLMLALLEPGDTVLVPNPTYPIHYYAPIIAGGDALSVPIPEENFEESFLQKVNDIIKASYKKPKAIVVSFPHNPTTQCVSLDFFKELIRIAKKEEIWVIHDFAYADLGFDGYEPPSILQVEGAKDVAVEIYSMSKGFSMAGWRVAFMVGNSVLIKNLAHLKSYLDYGVFTPIQVASIIALESPYEIVIKKKLVYQKRRDVLVEGLNRVGWHVEKPKGSMFVWAKIPEWVGMNSLDFSLYLLREAKVAVSPGVGFGEYGEGYVRFALVENEHRIRQAIRGIKRALEKLGHKEKDHSLSK is encoded by the coding sequence ATGAGTAACCAGTGGATGTTTCCAAGAGTGGCAAAGCTTCCCAAGTACGTCTTTGCCATGATAAACGAGCTTAAGTACAAACTGAGAAGAGAGGGAGAGGACATAGTTGACCTGGGTATGGGAAATCCTGATATGCCACCAGAGAAGCACATAATAGACAAACTCTGCGAAGTAGCACAAAGGGATAACGTCCATGGTTACTCTGCCTCCAGAGGCATACCCAGGCTTAGGAAGGCTATATGCGACTTTTATTATAGAAGGTACGGAGTGGTGCTTGATCCCGAAGAAGAAGCCATACTTACCATAGGAGCAAAAGAGGGTTACTCACACCTTATGCTAGCCCTTTTGGAGCCTGGTGATACCGTCTTAGTTCCCAACCCTACGTACCCCATACATTACTACGCACCCATAATAGCCGGTGGTGATGCCCTCTCCGTACCTATACCAGAAGAAAACTTTGAAGAGAGCTTCCTCCAAAAGGTAAACGATATCATAAAAGCTTCCTACAAGAAGCCCAAAGCTATAGTGGTGAGCTTTCCACACAACCCTACCACCCAATGCGTGAGCTTAGATTTCTTCAAAGAGCTTATAAGGATAGCAAAAAAGGAGGAGATCTGGGTTATTCACGACTTTGCATACGCAGACTTGGGTTTTGACGGGTATGAGCCACCAAGCATCTTGCAGGTGGAAGGCGCAAAGGATGTAGCCGTTGAGATATACTCCATGAGTAAAGGCTTTTCCATGGCAGGCTGGAGAGTAGCCTTCATGGTAGGCAACAGCGTTCTTATAAAGAATCTGGCCCACCTTAAAAGCTATTTAGATTACGGCGTTTTTACACCCATACAGGTAGCTTCCATAATAGCTTTAGAGAGCCCTTATGAAATAGTCATCAAAAAGAAGCTCGTTTACCAAAAGAGAAGGGACGTGTTGGTGGAAGGTTTGAACAGGGTAGGTTGGCATGTAGAAAAACCAAAAGGTAGCATGTTTGTATGGGCAAAAATACCCGAATGGGTTGGTATGAACTCTTTAGACTTTTCTCTCTATCTCTTAAGGGAAGCAAAAGTAGCTGTATCACCTGGTGTAGGCTTTGGTGAGTACGGTGAAGGTTACGTAAGGTTTGCCCTAGTGGAGAACGAGCACAGGATAAGACAGGCCATAAGGGGTATAAAAAGAGCCCTTGAAAAGCTGGGTCACAAAGAAAAGGATCATAGTTTGAGTAAGTAG
- a CDS encoding PA2779 family protein, translating into MWRFLRNRLLVFSILGWFTFFVGSPAMAGLVESKAPDQISNYNRDEDINKIRRALENKLVQEKLKAYGLTKEEVEKKLSEMNDEQIRMLASASDKLLAGGDGLGVVVTVLVILILLVILLKLLNKEIIIR; encoded by the coding sequence ATGTGGAGGTTTCTAAGAAATAGGCTGTTGGTGTTTTCTATACTTGGATGGTTCACCTTCTTCGTTGGCTCACCTGCCATGGCTGGGTTGGTAGAGTCAAAAGCTCCTGACCAAATTAGCAACTACAACAGGGATGAAGACATAAACAAGATAAGAAGGGCTCTTGAAAACAAGCTCGTACAGGAGAAGCTAAAAGCCTACGGCCTTACAAAGGAAGAGGTAGAGAAGAAGCTTTCTGAAATGAACGACGAGCAGATACGTATGCTTGCCAGTGCATCGGACAAGCTCTTGGCAGGTGGAGATGGCCTTGGTGTAGTGGTAACAGTGCTTGTAATACTTATACTCCTCGTGATACTCCTTAAGCTTCTCAACAAAGAAATAATCATAAGGTGA
- a CDS encoding KpsF/GutQ family sugar-phosphate isomerase — translation MQEVIDWARQVFDIEIEQVKRLRDSLDENFVKAVEIIYNCQGKVILTGVGKSGHIASKIASTLSSTGTPAHFLHPAEALHGDLGVIDSKDVVLAISNSGQSQEVLSLIPYVKLMGVPLISITNNPESELARRSDVHIHLMVEREACPLNLAPTSSTTAALVLGDAIAMVLLRLRGFTERDFALRHPAGSLGRKLRQVREIYHTGEEVPVVQEDTPMPQVIIEMTSKGFGATAVVDKEGKLVGIITDGDLRRFINRGGDLNKSLAKDVMTRNPKVIKEDRLVAEALRLMEDHKITVLLVPDEEGRIKGIIHMHDILRSGLI, via the coding sequence ATGCAAGAGGTAATAGACTGGGCTCGCCAGGTTTTTGACATAGAGATAGAACAGGTAAAAAGACTGAGGGATTCTCTGGACGAGAACTTTGTAAAAGCTGTAGAGATAATATACAACTGCCAGGGTAAGGTAATACTCACGGGTGTGGGAAAGTCTGGACACATAGCCAGTAAGATAGCCAGTACCCTGTCAAGTACTGGCACGCCGGCCCACTTTTTACACCCTGCTGAAGCTCTCCACGGGGACCTGGGAGTTATAGACAGCAAGGACGTGGTTCTTGCTATATCTAACAGCGGACAGTCCCAGGAGGTCCTAAGCCTTATACCTTATGTAAAGCTCATGGGTGTACCCCTAATATCCATCACCAACAATCCAGAGTCTGAGCTTGCAAGAAGGTCGGACGTGCACATACACCTAATGGTGGAAAGAGAGGCATGCCCTTTAAACTTGGCACCTACCAGCTCAACTACCGCTGCCTTGGTCCTGGGTGATGCTATCGCTATGGTACTTTTAAGGCTGAGGGGATTTACCGAAAGAGACTTTGCCCTAAGGCATCCCGCAGGAAGTTTGGGGAGGAAGCTTAGACAGGTAAGGGAGATATACCATACGGGAGAGGAAGTCCCAGTGGTTCAAGAGGATACGCCCATGCCACAGGTGATAATAGAGATGACCAGCAAAGGATTTGGTGCCACCGCTGTGGTAGACAAAGAAGGAAAGCTGGTGGGCATCATCACAGACGGAGACCTAAGGAGGTTCATAAACAGGGGAGGAGATCTAAACAAGAGTCTTGCCAAAGATGTGATGACGAGAAATCCAAAGGTTATAAAAGAAGACAGATTAGTAGCGGAGGCCTTAAGGCTCATGGAAGATCATAAGATTACTGTTCTGTTAGTCCCTGATGAGGAAGGAAGGATAAAGGGTATAATACACATGCATGACATCCTGAGGTCTGGCCTTATATGA
- the dksA gene encoding RNA polymerase-binding protein DksA, with amino-acid sequence MEHLTPEQVEELKDILLSMREQVLKRAQEQIKDPSNVAFEGGDEIDRANIEAERYLLLQRIRTRELKLLRKIDYALMKIEAGTYGICESCGKLIPFERLKARPVTTMCIDCKELEEERENE; translated from the coding sequence ATGGAGCACCTTACACCTGAGCAAGTAGAGGAGCTAAAGGATATCCTCCTTTCTATGAGAGAACAAGTACTTAAAAGGGCCCAGGAGCAGATAAAGGATCCTTCCAACGTAGCTTTTGAGGGAGGTGACGAAATAGACAGAGCCAACATAGAGGCAGAAAGATACCTCCTCCTTCAAAGGATAAGAACGAGAGAGCTCAAGCTTCTAAGGAAGATAGACTACGCCCTTATGAAGATAGAAGCCGGCACTTACGGCATTTGCGAAAGTTGCGGCAAACTCATACCCTTCGAAAGGTTGAAGGCTCGCCCTGTTACGACCATGTGCATAGATTGTAAAGAGCTTGAAGAGGAGAGAGAAAATGAGTAA
- a CDS encoding HesB/IscA family protein yields the protein MQKVEMNFFATEKAVQEVLRIAQENNITEPILRIRVVPGGCSGFQYAMGFDDTIEEGDYVFEYNGLKIAIDKFSMPYVNNAELDYVVDFMGGGFTIKNPNVTGSCGCGNSFSCG from the coding sequence ATGCAGAAGGTAGAGATGAACTTCTTCGCAACTGAGAAGGCTGTCCAAGAAGTTTTGAGGATAGCTCAAGAGAATAATATAACAGAACCTATACTCAGGATAAGGGTTGTTCCAGGTGGATGCTCTGGCTTTCAGTACGCCATGGGCTTTGATGACACCATAGAAGAAGGCGATTACGTCTTTGAATACAACGGCCTTAAGATAGCCATAGACAAGTTCTCCATGCCCTACGTGAACAATGCAGAGCTTGACTACGTGGTAGACTTCATGGGTGGTGGCTTTACCATAAAGAACCCCAATGTTACAGGTAGCTGTGGTTGCGGAAACTCCTTCTCTTGCGGATGA
- a CDS encoding pyridoxamine 5'-phosphate oxidase family protein, giving the protein MLPKELFDLMRELSIFPAVLATVDAGGDMHQTFITWLYPIEQNLIRMALSSNSKSAQNMIQTQKASLFFFAPNTAIACYGSVRLVKERIESVKFPVNVFEMEVQKVENCLFPGGTVLGVVPFMHTGNLQKAAELDSLVLEALKG; this is encoded by the coding sequence ATGCTTCCAAAGGAGCTTTTTGACCTTATGAGAGAGCTATCCATATTTCCAGCCGTCTTGGCCACAGTGGATGCAGGAGGAGACATGCATCAGACCTTCATAACATGGCTTTATCCTATAGAGCAGAACCTTATAAGGATGGCCTTAAGCTCTAATTCTAAAAGTGCTCAGAATATGATACAGACTCAGAAAGCATCCCTCTTCTTCTTTGCACCCAACACAGCTATAGCATGCTATGGAAGCGTAAGATTGGTAAAGGAACGGATAGAGTCTGTAAAGTTTCCTGTAAACGTGTTTGAGATGGAGGTTCAAAAGGTTGAAAACTGTCTCTTTCCTGGTGGCACAGTTTTGGGAGTGGTCCCCTTCATGCATACGGGTAACCTCCAAAAGGCGGCAGAATTAGACAGCCTGGTCCTGGAAGCACTAAAAGGATGA
- the folP gene encoding dihydropteroate synthase, whose product MLIKSFQHRDAFYKFLKEKVGIFFREAEQRSSEGVFYVIYLENQELQPDKVFLCAKESCISVFFNEGKYALCGSEARLKDFFGCMAKYKKDFAIGSLENLINYRKRSFKLQYNYKILPLGIKTVVMGVLNVTPDSFSDGGLYLDPKEAVKRAIQMAEEGADIIDIGGESTRPGSKRIGLEEELNRVLPVLRQVRKELPKVWISVDTYKSQVAKACLDEGADIINDISGGTFDEDMLKVIAEYNCPYVLCHTKGRPEEWKEIPIVYEDVVEEIVKFFSERIEVLRSLGYTGNLILDPGIGFGKLPEHNVEILKRFSEFKVFGLPLAVGVSRKSFIGLILEGLLRVKREPRERLYGSLGAVAYAVVQGAHIVRTHDVRETREFLALLDTVRTYGDF is encoded by the coding sequence ATGCTAATAAAAAGCTTCCAACATCGGGATGCCTTCTACAAGTTTCTTAAGGAGAAGGTAGGCATATTCTTCAGAGAAGCAGAACAAAGATCATCGGAAGGCGTTTTTTACGTTATCTATTTAGAAAATCAGGAATTACAGCCAGATAAAGTATTTTTATGCGCAAAAGAAAGCTGTATTTCTGTATTTTTTAACGAAGGTAAATATGCACTGTGTGGAAGTGAAGCACGCCTTAAGGACTTTTTTGGATGTATGGCAAAGTATAAAAAAGACTTTGCTATAGGAAGTCTTGAAAATCTTATAAACTATAGGAAAAGATCCTTTAAACTACAGTACAATTACAAAATTTTGCCTTTAGGCATAAAGACAGTCGTAATGGGTGTTCTCAACGTAACACCAGACTCCTTCTCTGATGGTGGTCTCTATTTAGACCCAAAGGAGGCTGTAAAAAGAGCCATCCAAATGGCAGAGGAAGGTGCTGACATCATAGACATAGGAGGAGAGTCTACAAGACCTGGCTCAAAGAGGATAGGCTTGGAGGAAGAACTAAACAGGGTACTACCAGTCCTGCGGCAAGTCAGAAAGGAACTTCCAAAGGTTTGGATATCCGTAGACACTTACAAATCCCAGGTGGCTAAGGCCTGTCTTGATGAAGGTGCTGACATCATAAACGACATAAGCGGTGGGACCTTTGACGAGGATATGCTCAAAGTTATAGCCGAGTATAACTGCCCTTACGTACTCTGTCATACCAAAGGAAGGCCTGAAGAATGGAAGGAGATACCCATAGTCTACGAGGACGTTGTAGAAGAGATAGTAAAGTTTTTCAGCGAAAGGATAGAAGTTCTCAGATCTTTAGGCTACACAGGCAACCTTATCCTCGATCCTGGTATAGGATTTGGAAAACTTCCAGAACATAACGTAGAAATACTAAAGAGATTCTCTGAGTTTAAGGTCTTTGGTCTACCTCTTGCAGTTGGCGTATCAAGGAAGTCTTTCATAGGGCTTATTCTGGAAGGATTGCTTAGAGTCAAAAGGGAGCCAAGGGAGAGGCTTTACGGAAGCTTGGGAGCCGTAGCTTACGCGGTTGTACAGGGTGCTCACATAGTAAGAACCCATGACGTAAGGGAAACTAGAGAGTTTTTAGCCCTCTTGGATACAGTAAGGACCTATGGAGATTTTTAA
- the dxr gene encoding 1-deoxy-D-xylulose-5-phosphate reductoisomerase — MKRFSILGSTGSVGTQTLDIIREYRQEFELIGLVARRSSEKLLKQAIEFRPKYVVSYEKPTEEWLNALPEGTLYLHGEEGLMAVLEESQEILNAISGVDGILPTYHILTMGKKLLASNKESVVCLPDLIRKNREKVVPVDSEHNALFQLLQMVRKEHIKKVYLTASGGPFKDLPVEDLEKVTVEETLRHPRWKMGSKITVDSATLMNKGIEVLEAMTLFDLDLDHIRVVIHPQSYVHGALQLIDGSFIFHVSDTDMRIPVLHALFYPERKPFPFEGKEIIDLSNITFEEVDRKKFPALDLCKWVAQMGGVYVPVLIGADEAAVELFLKGRIKFTQIHLVVEEVLSSVTFKDPENIEDLLKVIDWAYHKGLAVGEKLA; from the coding sequence ATGAAGAGGTTTTCCATCCTTGGCTCTACAGGTTCCGTAGGAACCCAAACCCTTGACATAATAAGGGAGTACAGACAAGAGTTTGAGCTCATAGGCCTTGTAGCCAGAAGGTCTTCGGAAAAACTCCTAAAACAGGCTATAGAGTTCAGGCCCAAGTATGTGGTTTCTTACGAAAAGCCTACAGAAGAATGGCTTAATGCCCTTCCAGAGGGCACGCTCTACCTGCATGGCGAAGAAGGTCTTATGGCTGTCTTGGAAGAGTCCCAGGAGATACTCAACGCCATATCCGGAGTGGATGGTATACTACCCACCTACCATATACTTACCATGGGTAAAAAGCTTCTTGCCAGCAACAAAGAGTCTGTAGTGTGCCTTCCTGATCTTATAAGAAAAAACAGGGAAAAAGTGGTGCCCGTGGACAGTGAACACAACGCTCTCTTTCAGCTTTTGCAGATGGTGAGAAAAGAACACATAAAGAAGGTTTACCTTACTGCTTCGGGTGGACCCTTTAAGGACCTTCCTGTAGAAGACCTTGAAAAGGTGACGGTGGAAGAGACTCTAAGACATCCAAGGTGGAAGATGGGCTCTAAGATAACGGTAGATTCGGCCACCCTCATGAACAAGGGGATAGAGGTTTTGGAAGCTATGACGCTTTTTGATTTAGACCTTGACCACATAAGGGTGGTAATACATCCACAGAGCTACGTACATGGAGCTTTACAGCTCATAGACGGTAGCTTTATATTCCACGTTTCTGATACAGACATGCGCATACCTGTACTGCATGCCCTCTTCTATCCTGAGAGGAAACCCTTTCCTTTTGAAGGGAAGGAAATAATTGATCTCTCGAACATAACCTTTGAAGAGGTAGACAGGAAGAAGTTTCCAGCCTTGGATCTGTGCAAATGGGTGGCTCAGATGGGCGGAGTCTATGTCCCTGTACTCATAGGTGCGGATGAGGCAGCTGTGGAGCTTTTTCTCAAAGGTAGGATAAAGTTTACACAGATACATCTGGTAGTTGAAGAGGTGTTGAGCTCTGTAACCTTTAAAGATCCAGAGAACATAGAGGATCTGCTTAAAGTTATAGATTGGGCTTACCATAAGGGGTTGGCTGTGGGGGAAAAGCTGGCATGA
- the cdaA gene encoding diadenylate cyclase CdaA has product MEIFKYISPKDFLDIFLLSILIYGVLYFLKITKGFQILLGFIPLVGMWVLAEVFNLRALKWIFEKLWTVGLFSLIIIFQPEIRKALMQLGHKTRIKTTKPVEEMVIEKVVRACFFMAERQIGALIVIERGQNLEFLIEGCVYIDSAVSVELLITIFNPLSPLHDGAVVIRGDRIAYASCILPLSKSPNIPKKYGTRHRAAVGITEESDAIAIVVSEETGEVSIAVSGKLERNLDPETAKGILFRELGMSNA; this is encoded by the coding sequence ATGGAGATTTTTAAGTACATATCACCAAAGGACTTTCTGGACATATTCCTCCTGTCCATACTCATATACGGTGTTCTGTACTTTTTAAAGATCACAAAAGGCTTTCAGATACTGCTGGGATTCATCCCGTTGGTTGGTATGTGGGTATTGGCCGAGGTTTTCAACCTCAGGGCATTAAAGTGGATATTTGAGAAGCTATGGACCGTTGGTCTATTTTCTCTGATAATCATATTCCAGCCTGAGATAAGAAAGGCCCTAATGCAGTTGGGTCATAAAACGCGTATAAAGACCACAAAACCTGTAGAGGAGATGGTAATAGAAAAGGTGGTACGTGCTTGCTTTTTTATGGCAGAAAGGCAGATAGGAGCCCTGATAGTCATAGAGAGGGGTCAAAACTTGGAGTTTCTTATAGAAGGTTGCGTTTACATAGACAGCGCAGTCTCCGTTGAGCTTCTCATCACCATCTTCAACCCTCTGTCTCCCCTCCATGATGGTGCTGTAGTTATAAGGGGTGACAGGATAGCTTACGCCTCCTGTATACTACCCCTTTCTAAGTCACCAAACATACCCAAGAAGTACGGAACCAGACACAGAGCAGCCGTTGGTATAACTGAAGAGAGTGACGCCATAGCCATTGTGGTTTCTGAAGAGACGGGAGAAGTGTCCATAGCTGTATCGGGAAAGCTCGAGAGGAACCTGGATCCTGAAACGGCAAAGGGCATACTCTTCAGAGAGTTGGGTATGAGCAATGCTTAA
- a CDS encoding MBL fold metallo-hydrolase encodes MHKLLYKDKNHLVAYYEELTPASAVQANQYLIVHKDEGMLLDPGGHKVFTKLLSDVSTLIPPSHIRYVFLSHQDPDIVAAINGWLMTTGAEALISKLWIRFLPHFGLDSKLENRVVPIDDRGTVVTLGGDCKILIIPAHFMHSPGNFQVYDPCSKILFSGDLGASLGQDYIFVEDFDSHIKYMEPFHRRYMASSKVLKLWAKMVRQLDIEIIAPQHGAIFKGKKMVERFINWIENLQVGVDLVSEETYKIPV; translated from the coding sequence ATGCATAAGCTGCTTTATAAAGACAAAAACCATCTGGTTGCTTACTATGAAGAGCTTACTCCTGCGAGTGCTGTTCAGGCAAACCAATACCTTATAGTTCATAAGGATGAGGGCATGCTCTTAGACCCAGGAGGACACAAAGTGTTTACCAAACTCCTATCCGATGTGTCTACACTCATCCCACCATCGCATATAAGGTACGTATTCCTTTCCCATCAAGATCCTGATATAGTGGCTGCCATAAACGGGTGGCTGATGACCACGGGGGCAGAGGCACTCATATCTAAGCTTTGGATAAGGTTCCTTCCTCACTTTGGTCTTGACTCCAAACTGGAGAACAGGGTAGTACCTATAGACGACAGGGGGACGGTTGTAACGTTGGGTGGTGACTGTAAGATTTTGATAATCCCTGCCCACTTCATGCATTCGCCTGGGAACTTCCAGGTTTACGACCCGTGTTCCAAGATACTCTTCTCTGGTGACCTGGGAGCCTCTTTGGGACAGGACTACATATTCGTTGAGGACTTTGATTCTCACATAAAGTACATGGAGCCTTTTCACAGAAGGTACATGGCAAGTAGCAAGGTACTTAAGCTTTGGGCAAAGATGGTAAGACAGCTGGACATAGAAATAATAGCACCACAGCATGGAGCTATTTTTAAAGGTAAAAAGATGGTGGAAAGATTTATAAACTGGATCGAAAACCTTCAGGTGGGTGTAGACCTAGTCTCCGAAGAAACCTACAAGATTCCCGTATAA
- the purN gene encoding phosphoribosylglycinamide formyltransferase gives MNLGVLVSGRGSNLQAIIDAIESGKLQDRISIVISNREKAYAIERCKKHSIPYVVIKRKDFPSREEFERAMVDILKERGVELVVLAGFMSILTKTFLSAFPMKVINIHPSLIPAFQGLNAQKQALEYGAKITGCTVHFVTEELDNGPVIVQACVPVLDTDTEESLSERILSYEHRILPQAIKWISQGRVKVEGRIVKVEGAKYGTLPVNPSLEDF, from the coding sequence ATGAACCTGGGAGTGTTGGTTTCAGGAAGAGGTTCCAACCTTCAAGCCATCATAGACGCTATAGAGTCAGGTAAGCTCCAAGACAGGATAAGCATAGTAATATCCAACAGAGAAAAAGCTTACGCTATAGAAAGATGTAAGAAGCACTCTATACCTTACGTAGTCATAAAGAGGAAGGACTTTCCCTCTAGAGAAGAGTTTGAAAGGGCTATGGTGGATATCCTCAAAGAAAGGGGTGTGGAGCTTGTAGTACTTGCTGGTTTTATGAGCATACTTACTAAGACTTTCCTATCTGCCTTTCCCATGAAGGTCATAAACATACACCCTTCCCTCATTCCTGCTTTTCAAGGGCTCAACGCGCAGAAGCAGGCTTTAGAGTATGGAGCAAAAATAACGGGTTGTACAGTGCACTTTGTCACGGAAGAGTTGGACAACGGGCCTGTGATAGTCCAGGCGTGCGTACCTGTACTGGATACCGATACGGAAGAGAGCCTTTCCGAGAGGATACTCTCCTACGAGCATCGCATACTCCCACAGGCAATAAAGTGGATATCCCAGGGTAGGGTAAAGGTGGAAGGTAGGATAGTCAAAGTGGAGGGTGCCAAGTACGGTACTCTTCCAGTTAATCCTTCCTTAGAAGATTTCTAG
- the ppa gene encoding inorganic diphosphatase → MDLKKIPPGKNPPEDVYVVVEIPKDSSIKYEVDKESGAVFVDRFLFTAMHYPFNYGFIPQTLADDGDPVDVLVISSSPVFPGSVMRCRPIGALIMRDEEGEDTKLIAVPHSKLDPTYDNIRSVEDLPKPILDKIKHFFEHYKELEPGKWVKVEDFKGPEFAHEEIKKGIENYKKA, encoded by the coding sequence ATGGATCTGAAGAAGATACCACCAGGCAAAAACCCACCAGAGGATGTGTACGTGGTTGTAGAGATACCTAAGGATAGCTCCATAAAATACGAGGTGGACAAGGAATCTGGAGCTGTATTTGTAGACAGGTTTCTGTTTACCGCCATGCATTACCCGTTCAACTATGGGTTTATACCTCAGACCCTGGCGGACGATGGAGACCCTGTAGACGTTTTAGTGATCTCAAGCAGTCCTGTGTTCCCTGGCTCTGTGATGAGATGTAGGCCTATTGGGGCACTCATAATGAGGGACGAAGAAGGAGAGGATACAAAGCTTATAGCCGTCCCACATTCTAAACTAGACCCTACATACGACAACATTAGATCTGTTGAAGACCTTCCGAAACCTATTCTTGACAAGATAAAACACTTCTTTGAACACTACAAAGAGCTAGAGCCTGGTAAATGGGTGAAAGTAGAGGACTTTAAGGGTCCTGAGTTTGCCCACGAAGAGATAAAAAAGGGCATAGAAAACTACAAAAAGGCATAG
- a CDS encoding sodium:solute symporter family protein yields the protein MLVGFIVLYMLLTLFVGVLASTLIKSTKDYMLAGRRLPLSISTFALFATWFGSETVLGAPSVFVQKGLYGVIEDPFGASLCLFLVGLLFAKPLYRMNLLTFGDFYRVVYGRKAEIIASFMLAISYIGWIAAQLVALSIVFQMVLGVSKTVGLFLGFAVVLFYTFIGGMWAVSLTDFIQTIMIIVGLIVVLYEVSNGFRDIPYVVTSQPEGFYKFFPDLNLHDVLAYISAWIVIGLGSIPQQDVFQRVMSARSERVAVLSSILGGFMYLSVGLIPLLIALFAKRSGINVDDSQMLLPTYIVNNTNTFTQTLFFGALLSAVMSTASGALLAPSSVLSENLIRPFFRGISDRLFLWITRMCVLLVALVSLSLAFMGESIYELVASSSALSLVSLFVPLVAGLFFGSRSEHKAIASMLIGFSVWFAFEYVFKWEFSMLAGLLASTIPYLLKL from the coding sequence ATGCTGGTTGGCTTCATCGTACTCTACATGCTTTTGACACTCTTTGTGGGCGTGTTGGCTAGCACTCTCATTAAAAGTACAAAGGACTATATGCTAGCCGGAAGAAGACTACCCCTTAGCATATCCACCTTTGCCCTTTTTGCTACATGGTTTGGTTCAGAAACAGTCCTAGGGGCTCCGTCTGTTTTTGTTCAAAAGGGTCTTTATGGTGTTATAGAAGATCCCTTTGGTGCATCCCTTTGTCTTTTTCTTGTAGGGCTTTTGTTTGCTAAACCTCTCTACAGGATGAACTTACTTACCTTCGGAGACTTCTACAGAGTAGTGTATGGAAGGAAAGCGGAGATAATCGCAAGCTTTATGTTAGCTATATCTTACATAGGCTGGATAGCGGCTCAACTTGTGGCCCTTAGTATAGTCTTCCAGATGGTACTTGGTGTGTCAAAGACTGTTGGTCTCTTCCTTGGTTTTGCTGTGGTTCTATTCTACACCTTCATAGGCGGTATGTGGGCTGTCTCTCTTACAGACTTTATACAGACCATCATGATAATAGTGGGTCTTATTGTTGTACTGTATGAGGTTTCCAACGGCTTTAGAGACATACCTTACGTAGTTACGTCTCAACCTGAGGGCTTCTACAAGTTCTTCCCAGACTTGAACCTGCATGATGTCCTTGCTTATATATCTGCTTGGATCGTGATAGGTTTAGGTTCCATACCTCAACAGGACGTTTTTCAAAGGGTTATGTCTGCAAGGTCGGAGAGGGTTGCGGTGCTTTCTTCCATACTTGGTGGTTTTATGTATCTGAGCGTGGGACTTATACCTCTGCTTATAGCTCTTTTTGCCAAAAGATCAGGCATTAACGTTGATGACAGTCAAATGCTCTTGCCTACCTACATAGTTAATAACACTAATACCTTTACCCAGACTCTTTTCTTCGGGGCATTGCTCTCCGCAGTGATGAGCACGGCTAGCGGAGCTCTTTTGGCTCCATCTTCTGTTTTGAGTGAAAACCTTATAAGACCCTTCTTTAGGGGGATCTCAGACAGGCTCTTTCTTTGGATCACGAGGATGTGCGTGCTTCTGGTTGCTTTAGTTTCCCTCTCCTTGGCCTTCATGGGAGAGTCTATCTACGAGCTTGTGGCATCATCTTCAGCTCTGAGTTTGGTTTCTCTCTTTGTTCCTCTGGTAGCTGGTCTTTTCTTTGGCTCAAGGAGCGAACATAAGGCTATTGCTTCAATGCTCATAGGTTTTTCGGTCTGGTTTGCCTTTGAGTACGTGTTTAAGTGGGAGTTCTCTATGCTAGCAGGCCTTCTGGCAAGCACTATACCCTACTTACTCAAACTATGA